A genomic region of Anopheles coustani chromosome 3, idAnoCousDA_361_x.2, whole genome shotgun sequence contains the following coding sequences:
- the LOC131260366 gene encoding probable elongation factor 1-delta isoform X1: protein MATTALAHEKLWTEKSTIEAAEKKYYEYLSKLSVAGKKMESHDGAAVAEEPKIEQPKKANAAAQQQQQPTTSPQKQPPSVKTDAAPVEPAPAVATDAPKSKKDKKKKNKGKKDSTPTDTESSEKAAVSSSTVPNVTAVAVAVPTQPASKQQPTTAATEPEVQKEPGKKKSKKSKKSKAQEEVAPVQDVNDNKYQDSVMVQQQNAKNQKEKENLAHKLCDNITEELNKINSVPSQCTLASEISKARQHIKNSLERMDGIAALAASPGAELLDRLSSVEKENEKLRSIIDGLNNLVIDLHERVKSLESGGSKPAAATAAAKPAAAPAKPAAAATKDDDEEDDDVDLFDSDEEGEDKAAAELREKRLAEYAAKKSKKPALIAKSNVILDVKPWDDETDMKQMEQEVRKITADGLLLGAAKLVPLAFGIHKLQISCVIEDDKISVDWLQEEIEKISDYVQSADIAAFNKI from the exons ATGGCTACTACAGCACTGGCACACGAGAAACTCTGGACTGAGAAATCGACTATCGAGGCAGCGGAAAAGAAGTACTACGAGTACTTGTCGAAG CTTTCCGTGGCGGGGAAGAAGATGGAGTCGCATGATGGCGCGGCAGTTGCAGAGGAACCGAAAATAGAACAACCAAAAAAAGCTAACGCTGctgctcagcagcagcagcagccaacaACGTCACCGCAAAAACAACCGCCGTCCGTGAAGACCGATGCCGCTCCGGTTGAACCGGCACCGGCGGTTGCCACCGACGCTCCGAAGTCCAAGAaggacaagaaaaagaagaacaagGGCAAGAAAGATAGTACACCGACTGATACCGAGTCTTCCGAAAAGGCGGCCGTTAGCAGCAGCACCGTGCCAAATGTTACTGCGGTAGCTGTGGCGGTTCCTACGCAACCAGCATCCAAGCAGCAGCCGACTACGGCTGCTACCGAGCCGGAGGTGCAGAAGGAACCGGGCAAAAAGAAATCGAAGAAATCAAAGAAGTCCAAAGCACAGGAGGAGGTTGCGCCCGTACAGGATGTGAATGATAACAAGTACCAGGATAGCGTGATGGTACAACAGCAGAACGCCAAAAAtcagaaggaaaaagaaaacctggCCCACAAGCTGTGCGATAACATTACGGAGGAATTGAACAAG ATCAACTCCGTTCCTTCACAGTGCACTTTGGCTTCGGAAATCTCGAAAGCCAGACAACACATCAAGAATTCCCTCGAACGC ATGGATGGCATTGCCGCTTTGGCTGCCAGCCCCGGAGCAGAGCTGCTGGATCGTTTGTCCTCGGtggagaaggaaaacgaaaagctgCGCTCGATTattgacggtctgaacaaccTCGTCATCGATTTACACGAGCGCGTAAAGTCGCTGGAGTCGGGAGGTAGCAAACCTgctgccgccaccgccgctgcCAAGCCTGCCGCTGCTCCTGCCAAGCCCGCCGCTGCGGCCACGAAGGATGATGACGAGGAAGACGATGATGTCGATCTGTTCGACTCGGACGAGGAGGGAGAGGATAAGGCTGCCGCCGAGCTGCGCGAGAAGCGTCTGGCTGAGTATGCTGCCAAGAAGTCCAAGAAACCGGCCCTGATCGCAAAGTCCAACGTCATCCTCGACGTCAAGCCTTGGGATGACGAAACCGATATGAAGCAGATGGAACAGGAGGTGCGCAAGATCACTGCCGACGGTCTGCTGCTCGGTGCGGCCAAGCTGGTGCCGCTGGCCTTCGGTATCCATAAGCTGCAGATTTCGTGCGTGATCGAGGACGACAAGATTTCCGTCGACTGGCTGCAGGAGGAGATCGAAAAGATTTCGGACTATGTGCAGAGCGCCGACATTGCCGCATTcaacaaaatttaa
- the LOC131260366 gene encoding probable elongation factor 1-delta isoform X2, giving the protein MATTALAHEKLWTEKSTIEAAEKKYYEYLSKINSVPSQCTLASEISKARQHIKNSLERMDGIAALAASPGAELLDRLSSVEKENEKLRSIIDGLNNLVIDLHERVKSLESGGSKPAAATAAAKPAAAPAKPAAAATKDDDEEDDDVDLFDSDEEGEDKAAAELREKRLAEYAAKKSKKPALIAKSNVILDVKPWDDETDMKQMEQEVRKITADGLLLGAAKLVPLAFGIHKLQISCVIEDDKISVDWLQEEIEKISDYVQSADIAAFNKI; this is encoded by the exons ATGGCTACTACAGCACTGGCACACGAGAAACTCTGGACTGAGAAATCGACTATCGAGGCAGCGGAAAAGAAGTACTACGAGTACTTGTCGAAG ATCAACTCCGTTCCTTCACAGTGCACTTTGGCTTCGGAAATCTCGAAAGCCAGACAACACATCAAGAATTCCCTCGAACGC ATGGATGGCATTGCCGCTTTGGCTGCCAGCCCCGGAGCAGAGCTGCTGGATCGTTTGTCCTCGGtggagaaggaaaacgaaaagctgCGCTCGATTattgacggtctgaacaaccTCGTCATCGATTTACACGAGCGCGTAAAGTCGCTGGAGTCGGGAGGTAGCAAACCTgctgccgccaccgccgctgcCAAGCCTGCCGCTGCTCCTGCCAAGCCCGCCGCTGCGGCCACGAAGGATGATGACGAGGAAGACGATGATGTCGATCTGTTCGACTCGGACGAGGAGGGAGAGGATAAGGCTGCCGCCGAGCTGCGCGAGAAGCGTCTGGCTGAGTATGCTGCCAAGAAGTCCAAGAAACCGGCCCTGATCGCAAAGTCCAACGTCATCCTCGACGTCAAGCCTTGGGATGACGAAACCGATATGAAGCAGATGGAACAGGAGGTGCGCAAGATCACTGCCGACGGTCTGCTGCTCGGTGCGGCCAAGCTGGTGCCGCTGGCCTTCGGTATCCATAAGCTGCAGATTTCGTGCGTGATCGAGGACGACAAGATTTCCGTCGACTGGCTGCAGGAGGAGATCGAAAAGATTTCGGACTATGTGCAGAGCGCCGACATTGCCGCATTcaacaaaatttaa
- the LOC131260889 gene encoding BTB/POZ domain-containing protein 6-B-like isoform X2, which yields MSNLYAKISQRPMKRNEEQIFSVFPYHNIEMFNVLAPFHQISAGASGGGPAAAATAGGAAAGVAAAANAGNQNVRLENMQVTQPSSAPSSPTIASPGALSSTSFCLANGINGAGGGTGGASGGGIGFGGHSVINSTTAADTADPNWQANKSTVRERNAAMFNNDLMADIRFIVGSDEQVQTIPAHKYVLATGSSVFYAMFYGGLAENKQEIKVPDVEPGAFLTLLKYLYCDEIQLEADNVLATLYVAKKYIVPHLARACVNYLETSLTAKNACLLLSQSRLFEEPDLMQRCWEVIDAQAEMAIKAEGFADIDLKTFETILARETLNCKEIHLFEAALSWAHGACTKMDIEPTSSNKRQLLGQALYLIRIPTMTLEEFANRVAQLGILTNQETIDIFLNFTAKNKPKLTFPVQPRCGLKTQVCHRFYSCAYRSNQWRYRGRCDSIQFSVDKRIFIVGFGLYGSSTGAADYDVKIELKRLGRVLAENSTKFFSDGSSNTFQVFFETPIQIEPECFYTASVVLDGTELSFFGQEGMSEVCVGTVTFQFQCSSESTNGTGVQGGQIPELIFYGPMGVSQQNNNSISTSASNNTINNNHAGAKSGHTSGNGNGSHAKVTSNGAGGSTNVSSSTASTHGGLLLMGAGSSASTITNPGGSANAGSFGNGGESENSSAGSNGTAASQANWLQPAVTGAASASAGSLSANNNDASD from the exons ATGTCCAACCTGTACGCAAAAATTTCTCAGCGTCCAATGAAGCGAAATGAGGAGCAGATATTTTCCGTCTTTCCGTACCACAATA TTGAGATGTTCAATGTGTTGGCCCCGTTCCATCAGATCAGTGCTGGTGCCAGCGGTGGTGGTCCCGCTGCCGCAGCTACTGcgggtggtgctgctgctggtgtcgCCGCGGCAGCCAATGCAGGCAACCAGAACGTGCGGCTAGAGAACATGCAGGTGACGCAACCGAGCAGTGCCCCATCATCGCCGACGATCGCATCACCCGGTGCACTCAGTTCCACCTCGTTCTGTCTTGCGAACGGAATTAACGGTGCGGGCGGTGGTACCGGTGGCGCAAGCGGTGGAGGAATCGGTTTTGGCGGCCACAGCGTTATCAACAGTACGACCGCTGCCGATACGGCCGATCCGAACTGGCAGGCCAACAAATCAACCGTGCGCGAACGCAATGCCGCCATGTTTAACAACGATCTGATGGCCGACATCCGGTTCATCGTCGGGTCCGACG AGCAAGTTCAAACGATTCCGGCCCACAAGTACGTACTAGCGACGGGAAGCTCCGTTTTCTACGCCATGTTCTACGGTGGGCTGGCCGAAAATAAGCAGGAGATCAAGGTCCCGGACGTAGAACCGGGGGCCTTTTTAACGCTGCTCAA GTATCTGTACTGTGATGAAATTCAGCTCGAAGCCGACAACGTGCTAGCGACACTGTACGTCGCCAAGAAGTACATCGTGCCCCATCTGGCCCGGGCGTGCGTCAACTATCTGGAAACTAGTCTCACCGCAAAGAACGCCTGCTTGCTGCTCAGCCAGTCGCGCCTGTTCGAAGAACCGGATCTGATGCAGCGCTGCTGGGAGGTGATCGACGCACAG GCGGAAATGGCAATCAAGGCGGAAGGTTTTGCCGACATTGATCTGAAAACGTTCGAAACGATCCTAGCGCGTGAAACGCTCAACTGCAAGGAGATCCACCTGTTCGAAGCGGCCCTCAGCTGGGCACACGGTGCCTGCACTAAGATGGACATCGAGCCAACGTCATCGAACAAGCGCCAGCTGCTCGGCCAAGCCCTGTACCTGATTCGCATTCCGACGATGACGCTCGAAGAGTTCGCCAACCGGGTGGCGCAGCTGGGCATCCTCACCAACCAGGAGACAATCGACATTTTCCTCAACTTTACcgccaaaaacaaaccaaagctGACGTTCCCGGTGCAGCCGCGGTGCGGTCTGAAGACACAGGTGTGCCATCGGTTTTACTCCTGCGCGTACCGCAGCAACCAGTGGCGCTACCGGGGTCGCTGCGATTCGATACAGTTCTCCGTGGACAAACGTATCTTTATCGTCGGTTTCGGGCTGTACGGTTCGTCGACCGGGGCGGCCGACTACGACGTGAAGATCGAGCTGAAGCGGCTCGGTCGGGTGCTGGCGGAAAATAGTACCAAATTCTTCTCAGATGGTTCGAGCAACACGTTCCAAGTGTTCTTCGAGACGCCGATCCAGATCGAGCCGGAATGCTTCTACACCGCGTCGGTCGTACTGGACGGGACCGAGCTGAGCTTCTTCGGCCAGGAGGGTATGAGCGAGGTGTGCGTCGGTACGGTTACGTTCCAGTTTCAGTGTTCCTCCGAGAGCACGAACGGCACGGGCGTCCAGGGTGGCCAGATACCGGAACTTATCTTCTACGGACCGATGGGTGTTAGCCAgcagaacaacaacagcatcagcacgAGTGCGAGCAACAATACGATCAACAATAACCATGCCGGCGCCAAGAGTGGCCATACGTCCGGCAATGGCAATGGTAGCCACGCAAAGGTTACAAGCAACGGCGCTGGAGGCAGCACAAATGTATCGTCTTCGACCGCATCGACCCACGGTGGCCTACTGCTGATGGGAGCGGGCAGTTCAGCCTCGACCATTACAAACCCTGGTGGTTCCGCAAACGCTGGCTCATTTGGGAATGGTGGGGAAAGTGAAAATAGTTCCGCTGGATCTAACGGTACCGCCGCCAGCCAGGCAAACTGGCTTCAACCAGCGGTCACAGGTGCGGCCTCTGCTTCTGCCGGTTCCCTGTCGGCCAACAACAATGACGCATCGGACTGA
- the LOC131260889 gene encoding BTB/POZ domain-containing protein 6-B-like isoform X1, translated as MVDAIAAVPNDSLADHFGRQVLHWIVGYSTAWYATLSHCDLVDNLKKVDSGAKILLQGLGVKTNDDEDDEEEEEEEEEGEVQGRPVNAGEGLAGQQRAGGPVRRRRKVRRVAARGYVNRYDPVVEYGERNYENLMLADLMENCDGGIPVEMFNVLAPFHQISAGASGGGPAAAATAGGAAAGVAAAANAGNQNVRLENMQVTQPSSAPSSPTIASPGALSSTSFCLANGINGAGGGTGGASGGGIGFGGHSVINSTTAADTADPNWQANKSTVRERNAAMFNNDLMADIRFIVGSDEQVQTIPAHKYVLATGSSVFYAMFYGGLAENKQEIKVPDVEPGAFLTLLKYLYCDEIQLEADNVLATLYVAKKYIVPHLARACVNYLETSLTAKNACLLLSQSRLFEEPDLMQRCWEVIDAQAEMAIKAEGFADIDLKTFETILARETLNCKEIHLFEAALSWAHGACTKMDIEPTSSNKRQLLGQALYLIRIPTMTLEEFANRVAQLGILTNQETIDIFLNFTAKNKPKLTFPVQPRCGLKTQVCHRFYSCAYRSNQWRYRGRCDSIQFSVDKRIFIVGFGLYGSSTGAADYDVKIELKRLGRVLAENSTKFFSDGSSNTFQVFFETPIQIEPECFYTASVVLDGTELSFFGQEGMSEVCVGTVTFQFQCSSESTNGTGVQGGQIPELIFYGPMGVSQQNNNSISTSASNNTINNNHAGAKSGHTSGNGNGSHAKVTSNGAGGSTNVSSSTASTHGGLLLMGAGSSASTITNPGGSANAGSFGNGGESENSSAGSNGTAASQANWLQPAVTGAASASAGSLSANNNDASD; from the exons ATGGTGGACGCAATTGCAGCCGTGCCGAACGATTCACTTGCCGATCACTTCGGCCGCCAGGTGCTGCACTGGATCGTGGGCTACTCGACGGCCTGGTACGCGACACTCAGCCACTGCGATCTGGTCGACAACCTGAAGAAGGTGGACTCGGGCGCGAAGATCCTGCTGCAGGGGCTCGGCGTGAAAaccaacgacgacgaggacgacgaggaggaggaggaggaggaggaagaggggGAAGTTCAAGGGCGCCCGGTGAATGCAGGGGAAGGGCTCGCGGGGCAGCAGCGAGCCGGTGGGCCGGTACGGCGTCGTCGCAAGGTACGACGTGTGGCCGCCCGAGGATACGTCAATCGGTACGATCCGGTCGTCGAGTACGGTGAACGAAACTACGAGAATCTAATGCTGGCCGACCTGATGGAGAACTGTGACGGCGGCATTCCCG TTGAGATGTTCAATGTGTTGGCCCCGTTCCATCAGATCAGTGCTGGTGCCAGCGGTGGTGGTCCCGCTGCCGCAGCTACTGcgggtggtgctgctgctggtgtcgCCGCGGCAGCCAATGCAGGCAACCAGAACGTGCGGCTAGAGAACATGCAGGTGACGCAACCGAGCAGTGCCCCATCATCGCCGACGATCGCATCACCCGGTGCACTCAGTTCCACCTCGTTCTGTCTTGCGAACGGAATTAACGGTGCGGGCGGTGGTACCGGTGGCGCAAGCGGTGGAGGAATCGGTTTTGGCGGCCACAGCGTTATCAACAGTACGACCGCTGCCGATACGGCCGATCCGAACTGGCAGGCCAACAAATCAACCGTGCGCGAACGCAATGCCGCCATGTTTAACAACGATCTGATGGCCGACATCCGGTTCATCGTCGGGTCCGACG AGCAAGTTCAAACGATTCCGGCCCACAAGTACGTACTAGCGACGGGAAGCTCCGTTTTCTACGCCATGTTCTACGGTGGGCTGGCCGAAAATAAGCAGGAGATCAAGGTCCCGGACGTAGAACCGGGGGCCTTTTTAACGCTGCTCAA GTATCTGTACTGTGATGAAATTCAGCTCGAAGCCGACAACGTGCTAGCGACACTGTACGTCGCCAAGAAGTACATCGTGCCCCATCTGGCCCGGGCGTGCGTCAACTATCTGGAAACTAGTCTCACCGCAAAGAACGCCTGCTTGCTGCTCAGCCAGTCGCGCCTGTTCGAAGAACCGGATCTGATGCAGCGCTGCTGGGAGGTGATCGACGCACAG GCGGAAATGGCAATCAAGGCGGAAGGTTTTGCCGACATTGATCTGAAAACGTTCGAAACGATCCTAGCGCGTGAAACGCTCAACTGCAAGGAGATCCACCTGTTCGAAGCGGCCCTCAGCTGGGCACACGGTGCCTGCACTAAGATGGACATCGAGCCAACGTCATCGAACAAGCGCCAGCTGCTCGGCCAAGCCCTGTACCTGATTCGCATTCCGACGATGACGCTCGAAGAGTTCGCCAACCGGGTGGCGCAGCTGGGCATCCTCACCAACCAGGAGACAATCGACATTTTCCTCAACTTTACcgccaaaaacaaaccaaagctGACGTTCCCGGTGCAGCCGCGGTGCGGTCTGAAGACACAGGTGTGCCATCGGTTTTACTCCTGCGCGTACCGCAGCAACCAGTGGCGCTACCGGGGTCGCTGCGATTCGATACAGTTCTCCGTGGACAAACGTATCTTTATCGTCGGTTTCGGGCTGTACGGTTCGTCGACCGGGGCGGCCGACTACGACGTGAAGATCGAGCTGAAGCGGCTCGGTCGGGTGCTGGCGGAAAATAGTACCAAATTCTTCTCAGATGGTTCGAGCAACACGTTCCAAGTGTTCTTCGAGACGCCGATCCAGATCGAGCCGGAATGCTTCTACACCGCGTCGGTCGTACTGGACGGGACCGAGCTGAGCTTCTTCGGCCAGGAGGGTATGAGCGAGGTGTGCGTCGGTACGGTTACGTTCCAGTTTCAGTGTTCCTCCGAGAGCACGAACGGCACGGGCGTCCAGGGTGGCCAGATACCGGAACTTATCTTCTACGGACCGATGGGTGTTAGCCAgcagaacaacaacagcatcagcacgAGTGCGAGCAACAATACGATCAACAATAACCATGCCGGCGCCAAGAGTGGCCATACGTCCGGCAATGGCAATGGTAGCCACGCAAAGGTTACAAGCAACGGCGCTGGAGGCAGCACAAATGTATCGTCTTCGACCGCATCGACCCACGGTGGCCTACTGCTGATGGGAGCGGGCAGTTCAGCCTCGACCATTACAAACCCTGGTGGTTCCGCAAACGCTGGCTCATTTGGGAATGGTGGGGAAAGTGAAAATAGTTCCGCTGGATCTAACGGTACCGCCGCCAGCCAGGCAAACTGGCTTCAACCAGCGGTCACAGGTGCGGCCTCTGCTTCTGCCGGTTCCCTGTCGGCCAACAACAATGACGCATCGGACTGA